Proteins from one Mycolicibacter virginiensis genomic window:
- the uvrB gene encoding excinuclease ABC subunit UvrB: MAFATEHPIVAHSEYRPAADAVEGIVRAGGRFDVVSEFQPAGDQPAAIADLERRITSGEKDVVLLGATGTGKSATAAWLIERLQRPTLLMAPNKTLAAQLANELREMLPHNAVEYFVSYYDYYQPEAYIAQTDTYIEKDSSINDDVERLRHSATSSLLSRRDVVVVASVSCIYGLGTPQSYLDRSVELQVGAEVPRDGLLRLLVDVQYTRNDMAFTRGSFRVRGDTVEIIPSYEELAVRIEYFGDEIEALYYLHPLTGDVVRKVDSLRIFPATHYVAGPERMSQAISTIEEELAGRLEELENHGKLLEAQRLRMRTNYDIEMMRQVGFCSGIENYSRHIDGRGAGTPPATLLDYFPEDFLLIIDESHVTVPQIGGMYEGDMSRKRNLVEFGFRLPSACDNRPLTWEEFADRIGQTVYMSATPGPYELSQAGGEFVEQVIRPTGLVDPKVVVKPTKGQIDDLIAEIRQRTEADERVLVTTLTKKMAEDLTDYLLEMGIRVRYLHSEVDTLRRVELLRQLRLGDYDVLIGINLLREGLDLPEVSLVSILDADKEGFLRSTRSLIQTIGRAARNVSGEVHMYADKITDSMREAIDETERRRAKQVAYNEANGIDPQPLRKKIADILDQVYREVEDTESIEIAGSGRNSSRGRRAQGEPGRAGQYVSAGVFEGRDTSNMPRAELADLVKDLTEQMMNAARDLQFELAARIRDEIADLKKELRGMDAAGIK; the protein is encoded by the coding sequence CCGGCACCGGCAAATCGGCCACCGCGGCCTGGCTGATCGAGCGGCTGCAGCGTCCCACCCTGCTGATGGCGCCCAACAAGACGCTGGCTGCGCAGCTCGCTAACGAGCTACGAGAGATGTTGCCGCACAACGCTGTCGAGTACTTCGTCTCGTACTACGACTACTACCAGCCGGAGGCCTATATCGCGCAGACCGACACCTACATCGAGAAGGACAGCTCGATCAACGACGACGTCGAGCGGCTGCGCCACTCGGCGACCTCCAGCCTGCTGTCCCGGCGTGACGTGGTGGTGGTCGCCTCGGTGTCCTGCATCTACGGCCTGGGCACCCCGCAGTCCTACCTGGACCGCTCGGTGGAGCTGCAGGTCGGTGCGGAGGTGCCGCGCGACGGCCTGCTGCGGCTGCTGGTCGACGTGCAGTACACCCGCAACGACATGGCGTTCACCCGGGGCTCCTTTCGGGTGCGCGGCGACACCGTCGAGATCATCCCCTCCTACGAGGAGCTGGCGGTCCGCATCGAGTACTTCGGCGACGAGATCGAGGCGCTGTACTACCTGCATCCGCTCACCGGAGACGTGGTGCGCAAGGTCGATTCGCTGCGCATCTTCCCGGCCACCCACTACGTCGCCGGCCCGGAACGGATGTCGCAGGCCATCTCCACCATCGAGGAGGAGCTGGCCGGCCGGCTCGAAGAACTGGAGAACCACGGCAAACTGCTGGAGGCCCAGCGGCTGCGGATGCGCACCAACTACGACATCGAGATGATGCGCCAGGTCGGCTTCTGTTCGGGCATCGAGAACTATTCGCGCCACATCGACGGTCGCGGCGCCGGCACGCCCCCGGCCACCCTGCTCGATTACTTCCCCGAGGACTTCCTGCTCATCATCGACGAGTCGCACGTCACCGTGCCGCAGATCGGCGGCATGTACGAGGGCGACATGTCGCGCAAGCGCAACCTGGTGGAGTTCGGGTTCCGGTTACCGTCGGCGTGCGACAACCGGCCGCTGACCTGGGAGGAGTTCGCCGACCGGATCGGCCAGACGGTCTACATGTCGGCCACCCCGGGCCCCTATGAGCTCAGCCAGGCCGGCGGCGAGTTCGTCGAGCAGGTGATCCGCCCGACGGGCCTGGTGGACCCCAAGGTCGTGGTGAAACCGACCAAGGGCCAGATCGACGACCTGATCGCCGAGATCCGGCAGCGCACCGAGGCCGACGAGCGGGTGCTGGTCACCACGCTCACCAAGAAGATGGCCGAAGACCTCACCGATTACCTGCTGGAGATGGGGATCCGGGTGCGCTACCTGCACTCCGAGGTCGACACGCTGCGCCGGGTGGAGCTGCTGCGGCAGCTGCGGCTCGGCGACTACGACGTGCTGATCGGCATCAACCTGCTCCGCGAGGGGCTGGACCTGCCGGAGGTTTCGCTGGTGTCGATCCTCGACGCCGACAAGGAGGGCTTCCTGCGCTCCACCCGCAGCCTGATCCAGACCATCGGCCGCGCCGCCCGCAACGTCTCCGGCGAAGTGCACATGTACGCCGACAAGATCACCGACTCGATGCGGGAGGCCATCGACGAGACCGAGCGTCGCCGGGCCAAGCAGGTCGCCTACAACGAGGCCAACGGCATCGACCCCCAGCCGCTGCGCAAGAAGATCGCCGACATCCTCGACCAGGTGTACCGGGAGGTGGAGGACACCGAGTCCATCGAGATCGCCGGGTCGGGCCGCAACTCCTCACGCGGGCGGCGCGCCCAGGGCGAGCCCGGCCGGGCCGGCCAATACGTTTCTGCCGGGGTCTTCGAAGGCCGCGACACCAGCAACATGCCACGGGCCGAACTGGCCGATCTGGTCAAGGACCTCACCGAGCAGATGATGAACGCGGCGCGTGATCTGCAGTTCGAGTTGGCGGCCCGGATCCGCGACGAGATCGCCGACCTCAAGAAGGAACTGCGGGGGATGGACGCGGCCGGCATCAAGTGA
- a CDS encoding MFS transporter, with protein MTETVVHDSAVSAGSWRELLGRRYLGTAAVLAGGVALYATNEFLTISLLPNTIKDIGGERFYAWVTTLYLVGSVIAAAAANAVLVRVGSRSAYLLGLLSFGLGTVLCALAPQMEVLLVGRTLQGMGGGLLAGLGWALINAVLPSWLWTRASGLVSAMWGVGTLVGPAAGGLFAQFGIWRWAFGLMAILTVAMGVAVSVVLPAGSTGHRGESVKFPVRSLLLLGGAALAVSVAQLPRSLIGAMGLLLVGGALLVVFLVVDRRSSSAVLPSSAFQPGREKWIYLTLGLLMATTKANLYIPLLGQRLAHLPPVMAGFLGAALSTGWTFSEIASASVSKVRVVIGLVISAPLVMSGGLAVVAFARMSHYNPTAVGAIWALALLVVGIGVGAGWPHLSAWAMSCVDDPAEGGTAAAAVNTVTLIGGAFGAGIAGLVVNTAMSAGQPAARWLFAIFAVLAAMGFVVAYRASRGAGELVGGTA; from the coding sequence CTGACTGAAACAGTGGTGCATGACTCCGCTGTAAGCGCTGGCAGCTGGCGTGAGCTGCTCGGTAGGCGCTATCTAGGCACCGCGGCCGTGCTGGCCGGCGGTGTGGCGCTGTACGCCACCAACGAGTTCCTGACGATCAGCCTGCTGCCGAACACGATCAAGGACATCGGCGGTGAGCGGTTCTACGCCTGGGTGACCACCCTGTACCTGGTCGGATCGGTGATCGCCGCAGCCGCGGCCAACGCGGTGCTGGTCCGAGTGGGTTCCCGCTCGGCCTACCTGCTGGGCCTGCTGTCGTTCGGCCTGGGCACAGTGCTCTGTGCGCTGGCGCCCCAGATGGAGGTCCTGCTGGTCGGTCGCACCCTGCAGGGCATGGGCGGCGGCCTGTTGGCCGGGCTGGGGTGGGCGCTGATCAACGCCGTCCTGCCCAGCTGGCTGTGGACCCGGGCCTCGGGGCTGGTGTCCGCCATGTGGGGTGTCGGCACCCTGGTCGGGCCGGCGGCCGGCGGCCTCTTCGCCCAGTTCGGCATCTGGCGGTGGGCGTTCGGCCTCATGGCGATACTGACGGTCGCGATGGGCGTGGCGGTCAGTGTGGTGCTGCCGGCCGGGAGTACCGGGCACCGCGGCGAGTCGGTGAAGTTCCCGGTGCGGTCGCTGCTGTTGCTGGGCGGCGCCGCGTTGGCGGTCAGTGTCGCGCAGTTGCCGCGCAGCCTGATCGGTGCGATGGGGCTGTTGCTGGTCGGTGGGGCCCTGCTGGTCGTGTTTCTGGTGGTGGACCGGCGTTCGTCGTCGGCGGTACTGCCGTCCAGCGCGTTCCAGCCTGGCCGGGAGAAGTGGATCTACCTGACGTTGGGCCTGCTGATGGCCACCACGAAAGCCAACCTGTACATCCCGCTGCTCGGGCAGCGGCTGGCCCACCTGCCGCCGGTGATGGCCGGCTTCCTGGGCGCCGCGCTGTCGACCGGTTGGACGTTCAGCGAGATCGCCAGCGCGTCGGTGAGCAAGGTGCGGGTGGTCATCGGCCTGGTGATCAGCGCGCCGCTGGTGATGTCGGGGGGTTTGGCGGTGGTCGCGTTCGCCCGGATGAGCCATTACAACCCGACCGCGGTCGGCGCGATCTGGGCGCTGGCACTGCTGGTCGTGGGCATCGGCGTCGGCGCCGGCTGGCCGCACCTGTCGGCGTGGGCGATGAGCTGCGTCGACGACCCGGCCGAGGGTGGAACCGCCGCCGCCGCCGTCAACACCGTCACGCTGATCGGCGGGGCGTTCGGCGCGGGCATCGCCGGCCTGGTGGTCAACACCGCGATGAGCGCCGGCCAGCCCGCGGCACGCTGGCTGTTCGCGATCTTCGCCGTGCTCGCCGCAATGGGATTCGTGGTCGCTTATCGGGCCAGCCGGGGTGCCGGCGAACTCGTCGGAGGCACCGCCTGA
- the arsB gene encoding ACR3 family arsenite efflux transporter: MGDGATSTRLSTLDRLLPVWIGLAMAAGLTLGRMIPGLGDGLSAVQIDGISLPIAAGLLIMMYPVLAKVRYDRLDTVTSDRRLLLSSLLLNWVLGPAVMFALAWLLLADLPEYRTGLIVVGLARCIAMVIIWNDLACGDREAAAVLVALNSIFQVVMFAVLGWFYLAVLPGWLGLPQTSIQVSTWQIAKSVTIFLGIPLAAGYLSRRVAERTKGRSWYESRFLPRIGPWALYGLLFTIVILFALQGDQITHQPVDVVRIAIPLLAYFAIMWGGGYVVGAALGLGYARTTTLAFTAAGNNFELAIAVAIATWGAASGQALAGVVGPLIEVPVLVGLVYASLALRNRFTAPTKPSVLFVCVHNAGRSQMAAALLHHLAGDRVEVRSAGTQPAAQINPRAVAAMAEIGIDLTASTPKVLTADAVASSDVVITMGCGDTCPHFPGVSYRDWKLDDPADQPLDAVRAIRDDITNHVTALIAELLPGGAPRQAVPPTSSPAPRLAR, encoded by the coding sequence ATGGGCGACGGCGCAACATCTACAAGACTGTCCACCCTGGACCGACTCCTGCCGGTCTGGATAGGCCTGGCCATGGCCGCCGGCCTGACCCTGGGACGGATGATCCCGGGTCTGGGTGACGGTCTCAGTGCGGTGCAGATCGACGGGATCTCACTACCGATCGCCGCCGGACTGCTGATCATGATGTATCCGGTGCTGGCTAAGGTCCGCTATGACCGGCTCGACACCGTCACCTCTGATCGTCGCCTGCTGCTCAGCTCGCTGCTGCTCAACTGGGTCCTCGGTCCGGCGGTGATGTTCGCCCTGGCGTGGCTGCTGCTGGCCGATCTGCCCGAATACCGCACCGGGCTCATCGTGGTCGGGTTGGCCCGCTGCATCGCCATGGTGATCATCTGGAACGACCTAGCCTGCGGGGACCGCGAAGCCGCCGCCGTCCTCGTTGCGCTCAACTCGATCTTCCAAGTCGTCATGTTCGCCGTGCTGGGCTGGTTCTACCTGGCCGTGCTCCCCGGCTGGCTCGGACTGCCCCAAACGAGCATCCAGGTCTCTACCTGGCAGATCGCCAAGTCTGTGACCATCTTCCTGGGCATCCCGCTGGCCGCCGGCTACCTGAGCCGCCGGGTAGCCGAACGCACCAAGGGTCGTAGCTGGTATGAGAGCCGGTTTCTGCCGCGAATCGGGCCTTGGGCGCTGTACGGGCTGCTCTTCACGATCGTCATCCTCTTCGCACTGCAAGGCGATCAGATCACTCACCAGCCCGTTGACGTGGTCCGTATCGCGATTCCACTGCTGGCCTACTTCGCGATCATGTGGGGCGGCGGCTACGTAGTCGGGGCCGCGCTCGGCCTGGGCTATGCACGCACCACCACCTTGGCGTTCACCGCCGCCGGCAACAATTTCGAACTCGCGATCGCCGTGGCGATCGCCACCTGGGGCGCCGCCAGCGGGCAGGCCCTGGCCGGGGTGGTCGGGCCGCTGATCGAAGTGCCGGTCCTGGTGGGTCTGGTCTATGCGTCGCTGGCTCTTCGGAACCGCTTCACCGCACCCACCAAACCGAGTGTGCTGTTCGTCTGCGTGCACAACGCCGGCCGGTCGCAGATGGCCGCAGCACTGCTGCACCACCTTGCCGGTGACCGCGTTGAGGTGCGCTCGGCCGGCACTCAACCCGCCGCCCAGATCAACCCCCGCGCCGTTGCTGCCATGGCCGAAATCGGCATCGACCTCACCGCCAGCACACCCAAGGTCCTCACCGCAGACGCCGTCGCGTCCAGCGACGTCGTCATCACCATGGGCTGCGGCGACACCTGTCCCCACTTCCCGGGCGTGTCCTACCGCGACTGGAAACTCGATGATCCGGCCGATCAGCCCCTCGACGCCGTCCGCGCCATCCGTGACGACATAACCAACCATGTCACCGCGCTCATCGCCGAACTCTTGCCAGGTGGCGCACCGCGTCAGGCGGTGCCTCCGACGAGTTCGCCGGCACCCCGGCTGGCCCGATAA